A window of Rhipicephalus microplus isolate Deutch F79 chromosome X, USDA_Rmic, whole genome shotgun sequence genomic DNA:
TGACATCAAGGCCAGCGGTCGAGCAGTTATAATTATCAACGCTTCTTTATTTTTAATGATCGGCGACTGCATCTTCATCGACGTTCGTCTTATCGTCGCCTCAAGTGCAAGAATAGTAGGAAAGAATAGAGAAAGAAGGCCGAGAACGCTATAGATTCACCAAAGGAAAAGCCATGCAAGAGCTCACTGTAGCTTGTATTTTCTTATTCTTTGTTTTCTCATTGCCTAtaatcaatattattattattattattattattattattattattattattattattgataataATAAATTGTGCATGTGGGCGTACTCCATCGCAGTCTTGCGGAACCGTGTGGTGCCACGGGCTGCCCTGGCGCCACTGGAAGCTGCTCCTGTCGCCGATTCCACCGGAGTTGTCCAGGCCGAGCAAGAAGATTACGGCTGGATGGGCCCGAAAAAGTTTCGTGTGTGCCCTGTCTGCAGCCGCCGCTACTCCTCCATGGAGTGGCTGCGTCGACACGTCCTCATGCACGAGCGCGGGAAACCGCTCAAGTGCACTCAGTGTGACCACTGGTACATGGTGCTACGGGCACTCGCCTTGCACATGTCGAGAGTTCACCAAGCATGAAAGCCCCTGAAGTCTCGCTTCAGCCTCAATAAACAATAACTCATACGACGAACCGTGCTACGCATCATGCCAAGCTTTCTTCGGGGCTGCTTATACGCGACTCTAGTATGGGCTCTCGTGTA
This region includes:
- the LOC119187530 gene encoding uncharacterized protein LOC119187530; the encoded protein is MATTSAARSTPPPEYRPDACPKPESAPSEKTRSLKHLGVKAKEAQAMPTNAAMVLRNRVVPRAALAPLEAAPVADSTGVVQAEQEDYGWMGPKKFRVCPVCSRRYSSMEWLRRHVLMHERGKPLKCTQCDHWYMVLRALALHMSRVHQA